GGCGTCCCAAGTGAGGCCAAGATGGCTGGGCCTTTGGTATTTGCACACGGAGCAGTCATCGGATGTGAGAAGGGGACTGACCTTGGATGAGGTGGCTCTCTGCAGCCGAGGCAAAGCCCGAAGGGTCTGACCGCCGAAGGGCACGTGCCCACGGCGCTCCCAGTAACTGCAGCAACAGTCCTCGTTTGAAGGGGGCTTCGGGCAGCACACCTCCAAGCCAGCACATGGTGGGGGGCTGTGCCTGATTGCATCTGAGTAAGAGTGTGTGTTCACGTCCGCGCAAACCTGGGGTACAGGCACTGGACAGACAGACAATGGGCCGGAAGAGGGATGGCCATCAGCGAGGAAAACCCGGCAAGTTCCCAGGGGCATCAGCTCGGGGGGTCCCCTCTCTGCCCTGGCACAGGCCTCAACAGGTGTGAGCACAAATCAGGAGGGAAGCTGGGCTCCCACCGCACCAGGAACAGCGCAGCCCAAGCTAGTCTCACTCGGCGCTTCTCGAGAAGTCCTGGGCCCCAGATACAGTCAGCGCAGTTACCCAccccttatctttttttttttagattttatttattcatgagagacagagagagaaagagggaggcagaagcagagggagaagcaggctccccgcagagcaggaagcccgatgcaggactcgatcccaggaccctgggatcatgacctaagccgaaggcagacactcaaccgactgagccacccaggcacattACCCACCCCTTATCTTAAGACAAAGTCCATTCTTCTCAAGGCCTAGCTGGAAATCTCCAAGTAAAAGAGCAAATGCAAATCCAGCTTTATTGGTCAAAAGGAATGGCAGACTTGACTGGGAATGCCCACCTGGCCCAAGCAGCGGCAccaaccagaaagaaaagaggaagggtggagggagagagagaggaaggaaaggagaggaagggtggagggagagagggagggtgggaggaaggaagaaaggaaagaaggaaagaaggaaggaaaagagggaagaaagggaggcagggaaggaggggagggagggagagcaaaCTAGCCTCTGAGTGGGCATGCGGTCATGGAAGAAGACAATTCAAGGCTCCGGGTATGGGGAaaagagcagggagggaaggctgGCCCCTGGCCCCAACATCTAGAAGGGTAGCAGCTCTTCCACGGGGATGTTGAGGATGACGTCCATGTCTGGGGTGCACCTGGTAGGGAAGAGCAAAGAGGATGTGAGAAGTCAAGCAGGGGCACCAGAGTTGCAGAGTGGGGTAGCACGCCCTCGGGGGCACCCTGCTCTTCAGAACACTGGTACTTAGTTGAGGAGCCCTATCCCAAAACACTGGTGTGCACGTgggtgtgcgcacacacacgcacacaacaaaaatgaaaaaggcacAGGTTTGGCATGATTAATGTTCCCCTCCAGAGGTCTGAGGTCAAGAGGGAGCAGGCACTCGGCTCTGAAATGCGGGCCCTCTCACGACCAGCGCTCTCTTTGCGGTCAGAATGGCCGGCTTGGACCCCTGGCTGCGTGGCACCTTGAGCTTACGCCTCCCCTCGGAGCCCCACGCCCTCAGTTGGCACATATGTAACAAGCGCTCGCTGTGTGCTCGAGCCCAGagcagcctcagtttcctcactgccCAAATGGGGGTAAGTCCAACCTCGATCTTTGGCGGGCAGACTAAGTGAGACGAAGTGCTCAGTAACTGACAGGTGTCCTTGCACCGAAGGAGCGAGAACAGCGGGTTCCCGCCTGCAATACAGCCCCCATCGCAGGGACCAGCACGCTTAGGGGGCCACAGGATCACACGCTCTCTCCACCTTGTCCCAAGTCTCTCATCCACTCTCGTGGTTTCCGCACTCTCCTGACGCCCACCGAGGTACTTAGGCACGAAATGTCAGGACGTCTGCAAAGTACAGTACTTCACGAGAAAAAGCGGAGGAATGAAGATGAAGCCAGCAAAAACATAACTTCTAGTCCACACGGGCAACTGAGTATTCATCCAAATATTCTCTCTACTgtctgtatatttgaaattgtccataataatagtaaaaagaaaaagcatctcTATACTGACAATGCCCAAATTTCCATCTCTAGCCAGTATCTGTCTTCTGAGGTCCGCCGTCTACCGCGGGCTCTGCACTGAGGTGCCCCAGGGCCTCTGTGACATCTTGGAGACGCCTGGCCCCGCGGGTTCCCCAAGCTCTGCCACAAAGGGCCTGACCCAAGAAAGGCAGGCGGAGAACTGgctttggaaggaaggaagttctTCCTTTGGGGCCCAGGAGTCTGCCGGGCACAGAAGACATCCTTCTCTCCTTACAGAGTGTCTTCCAGGCCCTTCTTCCCTGGAGCCAGCCACCCTACTCAAGTCCATCTTCCTGAACAACCCAGGAGCTTAGGGGTCCATGGAAACATGGAATCCGGGACCCGGAAGAGTCCAAAAAGATTCTGTAACTCAGCTTCCGTGTACTAATGGGACACGAAGGCCCAGAGATGGGAAAGGTCACGTCTGCCACATGGTCAGCAGTAGAGCCAAGGCGAGACCCAGGTCTCCCTGCACCCCGTCTGGGGTTCTGCCTTCTCCACCAGGCTGCCTTCCCTGGGAACAGAGAGCCTCTTCGAGGACACAGCATGGCAGGTTTAAGAAGCAGCTGCCAAAACAGATCACATACTTGGGTCTCCGAAGCAGAACGTCCGCAAATATGATCTCTCGGGGCTCCTGGACCTGGACCTGGAGCTGCTCCACCTCTGCCTTCAATATGGGTATTTCCTCCTCAAACTGGTTGATAAACTGAGGGGAGAAGCACAGCAGGGGAGGGTGAGGAGCCCAATGTCCCCCAACAGAAGGGAGAACACGGCAACCCGGACGAGGAGGAAGGCCATCTAGGCACGGGATGGCACGGCTTGGTCACAGGGGCCTCCTGGGCTCTGGAGGGCTGCTCGAGAGTTAGGGCCAACATCTGATGGTGCTGAACACGGCACGGAGACCGTGGAGCATGGAGACAGGTGGCAAAGGGGGGCAGTACCTGATGATGAGAATGAATGGGGGCTGGCAGAGACGGTGAAGGTCACTCACATTGACAGTGGATGGAGGATGATAATGAAAATGAATGCGGGGGCGTGGGTGGTGACGGTGAAGTTCATTAACACAGCTAACGAGTGATGGTCAGTGGCGAGAATTAAGCGGTGAAGATAGGGGGTGGTAATGACAGTAAAATGATGGGTGAGCGGGTGACGCTTGGTGATGTTGCTAATGGGTCATCACCGCTGATGCTGGCCAGTGAGGCAAGGCCCGGGCCCGCACTAACCTCCTTCTCAGGTGAATGGCAAGGGACAGTAACGGCACTAGCTAGGAGGGAGGCCGACGCCAGATCAGGACAAGCCTGACTCCCACAGGTCCTGGGGCCTGCCCTTCTGCTCCCTCACAGAGGGGCCGTCCCCTTCCGTGCCCACGCACTTCTCTGAACTTGTCCATGCACTTCAGCATGTCCTGGCTGTCCCGGGTCTTCTGCAGAAGAGCCTCCTGATGGGGTTGCTGGCTTTTCTGCGGAGGGAGAAGAGTTCTGGCCCCCAGCGCCTCTTCCCGGGCAGCAGCGGGGGGTGCAGGGGGCCCTGAGGCAGAGGACGGGGAAggaagcagggctggggcaggacctGGACACCCACCACTCACCACCACCAGAGCTTTCAgaagctttttcttcttcttctgaatCTGATTAGACAAAGACTGCAGGACCATTCTGCGCATCTCATTAAGGTCATCCAGCTCATCCTAGGGGCCAGCAGGAGGGTGTGGGCCACCAGCCTGTCTCCAGTATGGTCCAgcggggcagggccaggggctcaCCTACCTGCTGCCTGTCCTTTATCTGCTGCAGCTGGCGCACAAGGTTGGCAATCTGGACCGACCTGACAGGATACTCGTGGTCCATGTACGTGCTCAGGAAGCTCACTTCCTTGTAGGTCTTCTCAATCTTGGCATTCAGCTGTTCCACCTGCCGCGCCAGGGCTGGAGAAGTCGGGAGGGACAGGAGGCAGGATCCTCCCTCAAGAACCCCTCCCAGGAGATCCGGGAGGCAAAGCTCTCCTTGGCCAATGGACTGGGGTCTGGCTGAAGTGAGCTCACACTAGAGTCTTTTACCCCCGCAGGAGAAGAGGCAACACTGGGTAGGAAAGAGACTAAACCAGGGCAAGATCCCCAGAcgagtctcagctctgccactgacttACTGTGTGGCCCTCGCCAAGACTGTCCCTCCctggacctcagtctcctcatgCACACGCTCCCACGGCAACGAGCCCAGGGAGATGGGGCGACACAGACTCCCGTGAAATGACCATTAAGACAAAGTCTGCATTGATGCCCTCCATGGGCGGTGTCCCCAGGGTCTGACACACCACCCCTTCCCTCAGAAGGCTTCCAGTCTGCTCCAGGGAAAGAAACCACAGGCTCGGCgcaatggaagccagaagacctGGGACCTGGCCGAGCCGCTGACTCAGTGAcaggggcaggaagcaggggaaGGCTGGGGCTGGATCCTGGCTCCCAGCTATTATGACCTTCGGCAGGCTACCACACTTCCTTTAGctccagctttctcatctgtaccACGGGCGAATAGTCCCTGCCTCACAGGTAGTTGCAATGACTCAGAGTGTGCCCATACATATGAAGCCTCGGGGGGCCTGCAAGTGCTCAGTGTTCAGTGCTCGAGAAGTAAGCTATTAGCTCTGCTCATCTTAGCAATTCCATCTGCCTAACAGGGGAGATGCTGGGCCTACTGGTTTCCAAAAGGTAGGTGCAAGATGAATGCCCTGCTGACCTCCCCGAAGCCAGGGAGGGGATCAAGGAATTCACGCCAGGGATTCTTACACTGCATCTTGgactcctccttctcctcccactccttaAGTTCATACTTGAGCTTCTGCAGCTTCTTCTTGTTCGAGCACTCCAAGATATCCATGACAGTCTGTGGGAGGGGCGGGGTCAGCTCGCCCCACAACCTCTCCTGGCACTACCGAAGCATGGGCTCTTGGGGGGACTCGGCACTTCCCCAGATCCAAACCCGCTCCCAGACCCAGGAACCTGACCGGGGGCCGGCCCAGCCGCTCCAAACTgggtccctcctcccaccccccccagccgGTGGCTCTACCACACACCCAGGCACCGGCCAAAACCCAGACAGCGGTCCCCACTCTGCCCTCCTTCGAAATGTCACCAAGTGCAATGGATGTAACCCCTAACAGCCCTCAAAGCCAtgtccttctctccatccccactgccactgTCTTATTCAAGCTCTTCATCGGCCGGGCGCGGTGGCGGACGCCTGCGGTCCCAGCTGCTcgggaggctgaggcaggaggaCCGCTCGAGCCCAGGAGTTCCGGGCTGTAGTGCGCTGTGTCCGCACTAAGTTCGGCATCAATGTGGTGACCTCCCAGGAGCGGGGGACCACCCGGTTGCCTAAGGAGGGGTGAACCGGCCCAGGTCGGAAATGGAGCGGGTCAAGTTCTCTTCATCTCCTGCCTCAAATACCACCACAGCTACCCCTAACCGGTCCTCCTCTGGTCTCTGCTCCACGCCACAGTCAGGATgatctttctttgaaaatgaaaaaaaaaaaaaaaaaaaaaaaaagctgacctTATCCCTCCCCTATTTAAAACCCTccagggatggggcgcctgggtggctcagtcgttaagcgtctgccttcggctcaggtcatgatcccagggtcctgggatcgagccccgcatcgggctccccgctccgcgggaagcctgcttctccctctcccactccccctgcttgtgttccctctctcgctgtgtctctctctgtcaaataaataaataaaatcttaaaaaaaaaaaaaaaaaaagactttaaaaataaataaataaataaataaataaataaataaataaatccctccAGGGGCTCCCCTCTGCCCTAACTCCTTACCTCGGCTGACAAGGCCCTCCCGGAGCTGGCCTACGCCAACATGTGGCTCCTTGAGCtggccatgctccctctctccACGGGCCTTCTGCACCCATTTtccctgcctggaacactctCCTGCTCTCTACCAGTTAATACCTACTTCTGCAGGTTTCAACCCAAgcatcacttcctccaggaagccttcctgacccTCCCATGTCTGGGCGAGAGGCCCCTCTCAGCTCCCCAGATCCCCGTCCCCATGGCAGTATACACAAATGACTTTCTAACCGCCTGTGACCCCACTAGAATGACAGCTTGATGTGGACAGGGTCCCACCAATCACTGTTTCCCAAGGGCCCACAGGGAGCACTCAGGATgaacaaaaattatattaatggATCAATGCCAGAAGATCAACAATGATTTTGTCTAAGTTTGGAGAATATTCTACTAAGTTCCCTTGGGCTAAATGACTCTGCAATCCTTGGCCTGTGTTATAGACTGAACTGTgtacccccaaattcatatgttgaagccctaacccccaatatgaCTGTTTGTgcagatagggcctttaaggaggtaataaAGGCTGAATGAGGTCCAAAGGGTGCGGAATCCGGTAAGAGTAGTGTActtgtaagaagagaaagagaccccAGAGTTCTCTCCATGTGAGcacaaggaaaggccatgtgaggacccagagagaaggcagccatctgcaccccaaggagagaggcctcaccaGACATCAACCCTGCgggcgccttgatcttggacttccagcctccagactatGAGAAGTACATTTCTATGCGTAAGCCACCTggtctatggtgttttgttatggtcACCTGAGCAGACTAAGTCCCCAAGACCGGGCTTGCTCTTCATCTCACAGGTCCGGGGAGTTCAGTCCCTCTTCTGCCTGGGCAGCCAGAGGGCGTTACTGCTCCATGAAACCAtgtcttctgcctctcctccagccccaacTCCTGGGTCCCCTGTGAACTTCCAGCTCTCCTCTGGCAGCTTTCCCAAGCCTCTCCCAGAGGAGGCAGAGGATGCCTCTGGGGTTCTCAGAAAAAGTTGCTCCACCCGTAGACTGGGAGCAGCACCACCGGCTGAGGGTGGTAACCACAGCACGGTGGAAGGAAGCCAGATCATGGAGCCAGATGGCCTGCGTTCAAGTCCCAGTTCTCTGGCCCTTGCTAGGTGAGTGAGCTTcagggtgaccttgagcaagttacccaGCCTCTCTCTGTTTCCGTTTTTTCCTATGTGAAATAGAGATAATAGTGCCCACCCCACGGGGTTGTTGGCAGGATTACATGGGCACACACAACACTGTGAGTACTGATGGTGGGGGTGGTGCACCTGCTGCGTGCCAAGGACAACACCCGCTTTACGGTGGGTGCTTTGTGCTCTATTTTACAGAGCTCAGAGGTTAACTCTAAGTCCCCCAGCTAATAAATGCTGGAGTTGGGATGAGCCCCCATTTCGGTCCGGTTCCAAAGCCCAGCTGAGTGGGGCGAAGTGCCGGAGGGATGCATCTTCCAGAGGGAGGAAGCAGCTTGCGCAACCGGCCGGAAGAGGCCAGGAGAGGGCGCCCGAGGGCCCAAGGGGCGGCGCCTGTGGGCAGGACCAAGGTGCAGAGGGCGGAGGCCAAGATTGGGCGGGGGCGGTTGGACCTCACCTCAAGGATGTCCTGCCGATACAGCATCGTGCGCACTTTCAGGGCCGAGCTGTCTTCCATGTCCTGGATGGCCTTGATCAGCTCCGAGTTGAGCTTGGTGAGGAAGACCTCATGGTTGGAGAGCTCCTGGAGTGTGGTTTGCCGGTTCCTGAGCAACGTCTGCAGGCGGAGGGGAGGGCAAGGATGGGAGGCGGTGCTGCGTGCGGCGGCCCGATCCTCCCGGAGCCTAGGGACCACTTCCCTCCTGCCGCACGCACGCCCCCTTGTGGTCTCGACTGGTAAATGCGGCCCCATTGTCTGCGGGTCAGAGCCCCTGAACTATTGCATCCGTTCTGAAACGCCCATTTCCCCGAATTTTACATCTCAGAGGTGGACGCCTCTTACAACGGGTGGCATGTCACGATCTAACTGACAAAATCTGTTCGTGGGAAATAAGATAAGGCTGTACCTTATTATCACTGACTTCTTAGAATCAATAAAATACAGTAGTAACGgtagtaataaaaatagaaaacacccCAGGTAGGTAAGAAGGGGGCGCAGGTGAGGGGCGATGTCTGGAAAAGCGGGGAAGCCAAGTGGATGATAATCGCTACCGTTGTTCATCAGGCAGCTGAGCTGAATGAGTACCCTCTCATTTTATCCATCGCCCCGCGCAAACAAGGAGGGGCTGAGAGGGTAAGGGGCTTGCTAAGGTCACCTCCAGCAGGTACACAAAATCCacaataataacagcaacaagaattgttgagggcctactatgtgttGGGCACTGGGCCTCACCGGGTGCACGGCAGGTGGTATCAGTTCATCCAAAGGCCCTATGTTTACTGACTCTTATTTTATGATAAATGGAGGCTCAGAcagggttaagtgacttgcctaaagtcacacagccagaaagtcATGGCACCGGAACTGGGAAGCCAGACTTCTGACTCCCAATGTCTGTTCTCCCACCACACCAAGACAAGGAAGCGAGCGGGCTTCAAGCGCAAGGCATGGTTGAGCCTCGTAGTGTATTCAGATTTGGATGTTAGGCCTAGACCCACTTGGTTCAAATACCAGCTCAGCCACTTActccctcggggcacctgggcaaACCAGTCAGCCCCCCAGAATGCTGCTATACTTGTTCTAAAGGTTGGAAAACTAGCACTCGCTTCGGAGAGCTGCtggaaaaaacaaatgagatcaTGTTCACAACCAAGCCAGTGAGTGGCAGTGCATGGCACCCTCAGTGTGCACGCAGGAACCAGAGCTGATAACTGTTCTCACCGGCTCTAGCCCTCCAGCTCTGCCGTGCCTATGCGCTCTCTTCCTTATTCCTCTGTTCTTCCTCATTTCTCTGTCCTTCACTAGAAGCCACCCCTTTCCTGGCCCTCAGCGCCCATATTCCTCATATAATAATAAGAGTAAGAGTGCAAACGTACAGAGTGTTTATTATAGGCCCAAAACTCTGCTCAGCACTTCACATGCACCACCTCACTTGGCACTATTCTCAGCCCCACGGAGCCAACATCGCTGGGGAAGCTACCAGGAACGTGTCTCCTTAGCACACGCCCCATTCCCAGGGGATTTGGAGAAACTGTAGAATTAATGACCTCTGCTCTAGAAATGGATCTTCCCTGACCACCAGACTGAGTGCAGAAACCCTACTTTGTTTCCTTCCTGACCCTTAACCCCAGTCTGTAATTATATGTTTTtcatattatcttattttcttatttttcttatttcttatctgTCTCCCCCCCCTGAATGGCAGAGCCAGGGGGGCTGGCTGTCCCAACTCAGCTGTAGGACACAGCACACAGGACGGTGTCTGGAGCTCCATAAGTATGGGCtgaatagggatgcctgggtggctcagtccttaagcgtctgccttcagctcaggtcatgggatcgggtcccgcgttgggctccctgctcagcggggagcctgcttctccctctgcctgccactcccccagcctgtgctctttctctctgataaataaataaaatccttaaaaaaaatatatatttttaaaaagtatgggCTGAATAAACTGGTGACTAACTattctttgggtttttaaaattcatttattatagGTCTCCCCACTACAGTGTATGCTCCATAAGCACACAGATTCTAAGTGCCATGGTCACAGCTGTGTCCCCAACACCTGGCAcggtgcccagcacatagtagacactcccTCAAGAGCTGGAGATTGAACAAATAATTGTCCTGAGACTGAGGGGCAGAGTCAGGATCCTATTCCATCTCCAAGAGCAAACCAACTGAGTAATTTCTGCCCCCTTCCTGTTTCCCCCTTGTCTCCATGGTCCATTCTCCACATAGCAGCAGTGGCAGCCTAAGGATTCCTGTGAAAACCTAGGTCATACCACATCTCTGCTCTACTCAGAATCCCCCAGGGTCTTCCTGTCTTACTCAACATAGAAACACAAAGCCTAAGCATGGATTACAGAGCTGCAAACAAGTCATCATCCATTCCCTCACACTCACCAGCTTTCCTCATCTCCTGCTCTAGCCAcacccacctcaggacctttgcacttgtggttcctctgtctggaacattcttccctAAGATGTCACCATTTAAGCAGCCTTCTCTGATGACCCGGTCTAAAATGGTCACGGTCACTCTTCCTCTGTGCCTCGCTAGCCCCTAACTTTACCTTTACACTTCTTCATTGCCCTTAGCGTCATGGCACatattatatacttatttgtCTTGTTTATTATCTATCTCCCAAAGTCGAATGTGAGCTCCCTAAGGTCAGAGGCCACATCACTGGTGAATCCTTgcacttagaacagggcctggcacacagtaggcattcaataaattgACTGAATGATCACAAGAGACAACATTAGGAACTGGTTGGGAGCCCAGGCTTCAGAGCCAAATTGTCCAAGTTCTGAAGTCAGGATAAAAATAACACCAGAAATATGAGTTACTCCTTTAAGAACGCTGGGCCACCTCTGAACCATTCTGCAATATTGAAGgttaaagggaagaaaaggttTCAAAGCAAATACATTCTTCCCTATTTCTCTATATAGTAGTCATTGTTCACTGAGCTCTTAAAACTTTCTTGAAGAAAGTACGAATTCTTCTCCAGTATTTTGTAGCATTTATAGTATTTAGTATTATATTTACTGCTAGGGACACAAAAGACTCCTCCTCTTTTAGTCATTTCAAATACTTTGAAACATTGTTCAGAAGCCATAAAAAAGCAATAGATGGTGAGAACGCTAATTACCTAAGCTGTATCGGATGATGTGAAAAATGTAATAGTGAGCTTCTGAGTGTTGCTTTGAGGTGCACTGTATACCATGAAAAGTTAATttactggaaatttttaaatgaacaagcCACCAGATTGTGTTCCTAATgtagtgaaacagaaaaaaggattCTGATCATTTTCCTGGTCTTCAACACAAAGGCAAACACCTTGCTTAACCAGCTTTGATCCCTGGTACTGCCATTTTTCTAGCCATGCGACCTGGTACAAGTCCTTGATCtccctgcacctcagtttcccatctgtaaaatgggggtgatgatAAGCATGCCTATGGCACTGCTGATAAGGAAATGAGTCAAGTCTGGCACCCGCAAAATGTTCAGCGCATGTTTGCTATCAccgtccccctgcccccacatcccTACCACGAGCCCCAGTGCCTGTAGGGAGGATGCTCATACCCTCAATAGCCGGATTTTGGCCTGTATCTTCCCAGAGTCCAACCTCCCTCTGTGCTTTTCTTGTGGATTCCTCAGCTGGCTTGTCATCAACATGGTGGGCTTGGAATGCAACCCTAGGGCATGGGAAAGAGCAGAGAGGGAGTGAGGGCACAGGCAGGCCTGGGAGCAGGTCTCAGGGAATGCACCATCCAGGAGATGGCCCAGGGAACCAGTCCCACCCAGTCTCGACCTTATAATTCGTGACAGTGAGGCAGAGCATGGGACTCACATCTATCAATAAGCTCCCAGGCCCCACTCTGCGCAGGGGACTTTCATATGGCTATGGGTATggacagaggggaagagaggagcagCAACAGGGGCCGACCAGGTGCCCACAATCTCTCCCACCAACCTGGCCGGTAGCAAGGTCAGATGAGGCAGGGGTTAAGGGCAAGAACTAATGAGCCAGACAGCcggggttcaaatccaggctccgCTTTCTACTAGCCATGTGAGCCTGGGCAGGTCACCTgatctctctgtccctcagtttTTCCCACCTATAAAACAGGAGTCATCATCATGCATACCTCATAGGGTTGTcctgaagattaaataagatctTACTATACCTTCAAGTGTTtggaatagtgcctgacacatattCAGTGCTGAATAGGCATTCCTAGTTGTCACTGTCATTACTGATGACCCGAGGCTTGGCATTAGGACCACAGCCCCACGCAAAGGCACAGGAGCTGGGCAAAACTCCCAAATGGCTGTCTGAAACACCTATAAAAGCTGtggtccttggggcgcctgggtggctcagtcagttaagcgtctgccttcggctcaggtcacagtcccagggt
Above is a window of Halichoerus grypus chromosome 10, mHalGry1.hap1.1, whole genome shotgun sequence DNA encoding:
- the C10H20orf96 gene encoding uncharacterized protein C20orf96 homolog isoform X2 produces the protein MARVFPKPNHSGIRSTVHNFQNLDYVPWQRSEQKTKSPTLPPLLQTRGHQKSKTKTLTSVLPGLHSKPTMLMTSQLRNPQEKHRGRLDSGKIQAKIRLLRTLLRNRQTTLQELSNHEVFLTKLNSELIKAIQDMEDSSALKVRTMLYRQDILETVMDILECSNKKKLQKLKYELKEWEEKEESKMQSLARQVEQLNAKIEKTYKEVSFLSTYMDHEYPVRSVQIANLVRQLQQIKDRQQDELDDLNEMRRMVLQSLSNQIQKKKKKLLKALVVKSQQPHQEALLQKTRDSQDMLKCMDKFREFINQFEEEIPILKAEVEQLQVQVQEPREIIFADVLLRRPKCTPDMDVILNIPVEELLPF
- the C10H20orf96 gene encoding uncharacterized protein C20orf96 homolog isoform X1, which produces MMEVLSRPNSFQTQPLWDSLHSPQLPESGLHSKPTMLMTSQLRNPQEKHRGRLDSGKIQAKIRLLRTLLRNRQTTLQELSNHEVFLTKLNSELIKAIQDMEDSSALKVRTMLYRQDILETVMDILECSNKKKLQKLKYELKEWEEKEESKMQSLARQVEQLNAKIEKTYKEVSFLSTYMDHEYPVRSVQIANLVRQLQQIKDRQQDELDDLNEMRRMVLQSLSNQIQKKKKKLLKALVVKSQQPHQEALLQKTRDSQDMLKCMDKFREFINQFEEEIPILKAEVEQLQVQVQEPREIIFADVLLRRPKCTPDMDVILNIPVEELLPF